One segment of Plasmodium gaboni strain SY75 chromosome 3, whole genome shotgun sequence DNA contains the following:
- a CDS encoding cyclic amine resistance locus protein (part of same gene as PGSY75_0321900B~gap found within coding sequence), producing MNRITLYDFIIDEIKGGTYYDRYYSDNESSEDEYKEDDNISKNINDNKQKNNNDEYKYDFYKFLDNIFKANSIPDNALDHMLNVPFFFEKLMSFSFLLCLDNILYDITFMPIQVVRSICLLISLFFKNASRNIMNIFYNFKNYKFYKYAVNNYKDPKKKYKVRVIKNLNKLSYSKRKETDHMYENKXXXXXXXXXXXXXXXXXXXXXXXXXXXXXXXXXXXXXXXXXXXXXXXXXXXXXXXXXXXXXXXXXXXXXXXXXXXXXXXXXXXXXXXXXXXXXXXXXXXXXXXXXXXXXXXXXXXXXXXXXXXXHLFNMNKNDNKNYNNDMISENNKDTFISDKNNCNPFSFKPLYEDEKYKKSDYHFNQLNENNSDKQNSKNMKNKKNINNLQNMNKIKDMKKKLFKEHLNSLKLSFPEYSGIIRLSLMLICIYIFSFVDTSRIYHYIRAQPFMKLYVVLNMLEILERLLRSLGKDLIDNMIRTFIRIINLKSYIFILRNNYKENANINSNNNSNHINYVDNKKYRLNSYIYKKEENNNELTTFDNNTRHINLFTNKSRDHIFNKNYMDYIYRDSVIKNKHEYENGYVTNIDKDIFSNNYCINNKRDHADSFYYQNEINSFNLNKNKENNLRFFNNENDKKKNNESKISILFPFYSIILKFTIQYIFVLVYILIHAFMHLVRFLSLNIAINSSE from the exons ATGAACAGGATTACACTTTATGATTTTATAATTGACGAAATAAAAGGAGGAACCTATTATGATAGATATTATAGTGACAATGAAAGTTCAGAAGATGAATATAAAgaagatgataatatttctaagaatataaatgataataaacaaaagaataataatgatgaatataaatatgatttttataaatttctagataatatatttaaagcAAATAGTATACCAGATAATGCATTAGATCATATGTTGAATGtaccatttttttttgagaAACTTATGAGTTTTTCCTTTCTTTTATGtttagataatatattatatgatataacGTTTATGCCTATACAG GTGGTAAGATCCATATGCCTTTTGATtagtttattttttaagaatGCTAGTCGTAATATTAtgaacattttttataattttaagAATTACAagttttataaatatgctgtgaataattataaagacccaaagaagaaatataaGGTGAGGGTAATAAAgaatttaaataaattatcatatagtaaaagaaaagaaacTGATCATATGTATGAAAATAAANNNNNNNNNNNNNNNNNNNNNNNNNNNNNNNNNNNNNNNNNNNNNNNNNNNNNNNNNNNNNNNNNNNNNNNNNNNNNNNNNNNNNNNNNNNNNNNNNNNNNNNNNNNNNNNNNNNNNNNNNNNNNNNNNNNNNNNNNNNNNNNNNNNNNNNNNNNNNNNNNNNNNNNNNNNNNNNNNNNNNNNNNNNNNNNNNNNNNNNNNNNNNNNNNNNNNNNNNNNNNNNNNNNNNNNNNNNNNNNNNNNNNNNNNNNNNNNNNNNNNNNNNNNNNNNNNNNNNNNNNNNNNNNNNNNNNNNNNNNNNNNNNNNNNNNNNNNNNNNNNNNNNNNNNNNNNNNNNNNNNNNNNNNNNNNNNNNNNNNNNNNNNNNNNNNTCATCTTTTcaatatgaacaaaaatgataataaaaattataataatgatatgaTAAGTGAGAACAATAAAGATACTTTTATAagtgataaaaataattgtaaccctttttcttttaaaccattatatgaagatgaaaaatataaaaagagCGATTACCATTTTAACCAATTAAACGAAAATAATTCTGACAAGcaaaattcaaaaaatatgaaaaataaaaaaaatataaataatttacaaaatatgaataaaataaaagatatgaaaaagaaaCTTTTTAAAGAACATTTAAATTCATTAAAATTGTCATTTCCTGAATATAGTGGTATAATTAGATTATCTTTAATGTTGATCTgtatttacattttttcttttgtaGATACATCTAGAATCTATCATTATATAAGAGCCCAACCATTTATGAAATTATATGTAGTTTTAAATATGTTAGAAATTTTAGAGAGATTATTGAGATCTTTAGGAAAAGACTTGATTGATAATATGATAAGAACATTTATAAGGATAATTAATTTGAAgtcatatatttttatattaagaaataattataaagaaaatgccaatataaatagtaataataatagtaatcatataaattatgtagataataaaaaatatcgTTTAAACagttatatttataaaaaagaagaaaataacAATGAATTAACTAcatttgataataatacaaGACATATAAACTtatttacaaataaaagtagagatcatatttttaataaaaattacatggattatatatatagagatagtgttattaaaaataaacatgAATATGAAAATGGTTATGTTACAAATATCGATAAagatattttttcaaataattattgtataaataataaaagagATCATGCAgattcattttattatcagaatgaaattaattcttttaatttaaataaaaataaagaaaacAACTTACGATTTTTcaataatgaaaatgataaaaagaaaaataatgaatctaaaatatctatattatttccaTTTTATAGTATAATACTTAAATTTAcaatacaatatatatttgttctTGTGTATATCTTAATACATGCATTTATGCACCTTGTGAGATTCTTATCATTAAATATAGCTATCAATTCGTCAGAG
- a CDS encoding cyclic amine resistance locus protein (part of same gene as PGSY75_0321900A~gap found within coding sequence): protein LNYLSNISLFSFALSIWVCLFLFKIILSIMIVSYTISEKKHLKNLRKPYDDISAL from the exons attgaattatttatcaaatatatcACTTTTTTCCTTTGCCTTATCTATATGGGTTTGtttatttcttttcaaG ataatattatcaattATGATTGTGTCTTATACAATATCTGAGAAGAAgcatttaaaaaatttgaGAAAACCTTATGATGACATTAGTGCattataa
- a CDS encoding peptidyl-prolyl cis-trans isomerase, with protein sequence MSKRSKVFFDISIDNSNVGRIIFELFSDITPRTCENFRALCTGEKIGSRGKNLHYKNSIFHRIIPQFMCQGGDITNGNGSGGESIYGRSFTDENFNMKHDQPGLLSMANAGPNTNSSQFFITLVPCPWLDGKHVVFGKVLEGMNVVREMEKEGAKSGYVKRSVVITDCGEL encoded by the coding sequence atgAGTAAGAGGAGTAAAgttttttttgatatatcCATTGACAATAGCAATGTTGGAAGAATAATTTTTGAATTATTCAGTGACATAACTCCAAGAACATGTGAAAATTTTAGAGCCTTATGTACAGGTGAAAAAATAGGATCTAGAGGTAAAAATTTACATTACAAAAATTCTATTTTCCATAGAATTATTCCTCAATTTATGTGTCAAGGAGGTGATATTACAAATGGAAATGGATCTGGTGGTGAATCAATATATGGAAGATCATTTACAgatgaaaattttaatatgaaACATGATCAACCAGGATTATTATCTATGGCAAATGCAGGACCAAATACTAACTCATCACAATTCTTTATCACATTAGTACCTTGCCCATGGCTAGATGGAAAACATGTTGTTTTTGGAAAAGTCTTAGAAGGTATGAATGTTGTTAGAGAAATGGAAAAAGAAGGAGCAAAAAGTGGATACGTCAAAAGATCTGTAGTTATAACTGACTGTGGTGAATTATaa
- a CDS encoding RNA triphosphatase → MVREAHELLDGSRPIPIDKISYELSQNIILAFDNNENINNKDIQIEIEARVGLVIDKNKNRIKLPINTDAIIENNYSDFHAGIDRESFEYLLDYFHNMTLKKRLSMRNNNDNNINNNNNNNNNNNNDNNNINQTYTYDPNIDGNNPTCNYSYDKKNTCIYDFLELKTTKSIDKYYVIKNNNSRIRTTTYLNDENKQETESMMIQSLQKDNLNSWNVYTGNNYDYFDDDEEDDDDDYNNNNVGAGTRTNSITTSNNGLTTSKSQHINYNSNDKNDSIDYRISINIEYIKPISKLYLSKNIPVHERLKERTTFINTYLGLQVDMTKIKTKNNDLYEVEIEIPSKTIFKAMSNLRNKKDSNYLHFICSNLVNNIRGICSQLNIFKKTKHILKSTIITKMNNNENNDENNDEHNPSSLSNHQNDDNLSSKEKQKFKKYIHSVFPIVGDYMYRVVTKNEKGIQIKMKDQLITNKQKIDIFKNNVDIRRHNKKSLQTINEVHVENKWKVFKKGTKIEVVLCSDDEEYEENEDIQDINYEHYDQYENEEDANLYINNIYMHTEINNNNNDNNDNNDNNDNNEEHIKNCKDFYDDT, encoded by the coding sequence ATGGTTAGAGAAGCTCATGAATTATTAGATGGAAGTAGACCCATACCGATAGATAAAATATCGTATGAATTGTCTcagaatattatattggCATTcgataataatgaaaatataaataataaagatattcAAATTGAAATTGAAGCAAGGGTAGGGTTAGTAATtgataagaataaaaatagaataAAATTACCAATAAATACAGATGCTattattgaaaataattattcaGATTTCCATGCGGGGATTGATAGAGAATCGTTTGAATATCTCTTGGATTATTTTCATAACATGACTCTAAAGAAAAGGTTAAGTATGcgtaataataatgataataatattaataataataataataataataataataataataatgataataataatattaatcaGACATATACTTATGATCCCAATATTGATGGTAATAACCCAACTTGtaattattcatatgataaaaaaaacactTGTATATACGATTTTCTAGAACTTAAAACAACAAAGAGTATAGACAAATACtatgttataaaaaataataacagCAGAATTAGAACAACGACttatttaaatgatgaaaaCAAACAAGAAACAGAAAGTATGATGATACAATCTTTACAGAaagataatttaaattCTTGGAATGTATATACAggtaataattatgattattttgATGATGACGAAgaagatgatgatgatgattataataataataatgtgGGTGCAGGAACAAGGACTAATAGTATTACAACTAGCAACAATGGTTTAACTACATCTAAATCACAACacataaattataattcaaatgataaaaatgattcCATAGATTATCGTatttctataaatatagaatatataaaaccTATTAGTAAATTATATCTATCTAAAAATATACCAGTACATGAAAGATTAAAAGAAAGAACtacatttataaatacTTATCTAGGTTTACAAGTAGATATgacaaaaataaaaacaaaaaataatgatttatatGAAGTAGAAATAGAAATACCATCAAAAACAATATTTAAAGCTATGTCTAATCTGAGGAATAAAAAAGATTcaaattatttacattttatatgttctaatcttgtaaataatattagGGGTATATGTAGtcaattaaatatattcaaaaaaacTAAACACATATTAAAATCTACAATCATTacaaaaatgaataataatgaaaataatgatgaaaataatgatgaacACAACCCTTCTTCGTTATCAAACCATCAAAACGATGATAACCTTTCGTCgaaagaaaaacaaaagttcaaaaaatacatacaCTCTGTATTTCCAATCGTTGGAGATTACATGTATAGAGTAGTCacaaaaaatgaaaaaggtatacaaataaaaatgaaagatCAACtaataacaaataaacaaaaaatagACATCTTTAAAAATAACGTTGATATACGTAgacataataaaaaatcCTTACAAACCATAAATGAAGTACATGTAGAAAATAAATGGAAAGTATTCAAAAAAGGAACAAAAATAGAAGTAGTCTTATGTAGTGATGATGAAgaatatgaagaaaatgaagatataCAAGATATAAATTATGAACACTATGATCAAtatgaaaatgaagaagacgcaaatctttatataaataatatatatatgcacACAGAAATtaacaacaataataatgataacaatgataataatgataataatgataataatgaagagcatattaaaaattgtAAGGACTTTTATGATGATACATAA
- a CDS encoding hypothetical protein (conserved Plasmodium protein, unknown function), translating to MSQQGDFKNDVTPQNDEELNIIKDYLDELYYATQNLYNKNYYDTLCNYKKLGRSKQSNVLKCLTTKETGKDKIKRSHFDHKEKLNNSNYSYYSDQDHNSSQSHHSYNSNNTSNYENSFPCQFKTKKHRQKDIQNKTNETKNILFSFNTAEEFTKKKKIHKDQKKEILNFNTKEKNIFHKHKNGXXXXXXXXXXXXXXXXXXXXXXXXXXXXXXKQYNNIHNYKNQKETCKTIPQNYNNILYSQNIEHVKNDLNKSYTFENIIQMNNYKIKDLKDKEDNIKFTNDKEKELFQYLILKAINEIDQISCKLEQKYKNQLINKVNSLQEKYEHKIKDLYKIKLSLDIQNEELLKKDKDNKELIKKLESTKHTMLDQIENLKKYNHIIYNKFSQKDIYQNETNDTIENLKSEQKQFYNYEQKINTLNEDLNNSYQKYDYYYNKSDTNQQLLQQKEDQIEKLKNQLNIHFNSKKEIQEKLNNIYTENNRIERHNDYLKNELTKTKLNLEKIKDEYEELYNNKEYVISCYKNEEKIVKENLERYKTKCVILENQKDCHILEDKYKQLEIKLKDTENEKYMYERTCLMNEKKQNDMATEIKDLKNELFDCKNRLYKMRKSDVSDVKTTLYNQDILRDKIKDNEKNKETFQFNYNIQSDEKMEHEEISDYSLNLKQKISSIEKQLILLKLEKANKESELIRCPKHGRRNEEIKKKEFIETKLKYLEDKINILNKNLKYIKLKNNEKNNI from the exons atgagTCAACAAGGGgattttaaaaatgatgtTACTCCACAAAATg atgaagaattaaatataattaagGATTACTTGGATGAGTTATATTATGCCACGcaaaatttatataataaaaattattatgacACATTATGCAACTATAAAAAACTAGGAAGATCCAAACAGTCTAATGTTTTAAAATGTTTAACAACAAAAGAAACAGGAAAAgacaaaattaaaagatcCCATTTTGATCATAAGGAAAAATTAAACAATTCtaattattcatattattctGATCAAGACCATAATTCTTCTCAATCTCATCATTCATATAACTCAAATAATACATCGAACTATGAAAATTCTTTTCCTTGTCAATTCAAAACGAAAAAACATCGACAAAAagatatacaaaataaaacaaatgaaacaaaaaatatattattttcatttaatacAGCTGAAGaatttacaaaaaaaaaaaaaatacacaaagatcaaaaaaaagaaattctaaattttaatacaaaagaaaaaaatatttttcataaacataaaaatgGAAANNNNNNNNNNNNNNNNNNNNNNNNNNNNNNNNNNNNNNNNNNNNNNNNNNNNNNNNNNNNNNNNNNNNNNNNNNNNNNNNNNNNNNaaaaacaatataataatatacataattataaaaatcaaaaaGAAACATGTAAAACAATCCCtcaaaattataataatatattatattctcAAAATATCGAACATGTAAAAAATGACCTGAACAAGTCATACACTTTcgaaaatattatacaaatgaacaattataaaataaaagatttaaaagataaagaagacaatataaaatttacaaacgataaagaaaaagaattatttcAATATCTAATATTAAAAGCTATAAACGAAATCGATCAAATCAGTTGTAAATTagaacaaaaatataaaaatcaattaataaataaagtAAATTCTTTAcaagaaaaatatgaacacAAAATAAAAGACTTATACAAAATTAAACTTTCGCTAGATATACAAAATGAAGAACTTCTAAAAAAGgataaagataataaagaattaataaaaaaactAGAAAGTACAAAACATACAATGTTAGATCAAATAGaaaatttgaaaaaatataatcatatcatatataataaattttcaCAAAAAGACATATATCAAAATGAAACAAACGACACCAttgaaaatttaaaatcagaacaaaaacaattttataattatgaacaaaaaattaatacaCTTAATGAAGATCTAAATAATAGTTATCaaaaatatgattattattataataagtCG GATACTAACCAACAACTTCTACAACAAAAGGAAGACCAAATT GAAAAATTGAAAAACcaattaaatattcattttaattCAAAAAAGGAAATACAAGAAAAgttaaataatatatacactGAAAATAATAGG aTCGAAAGACATAATGATTATCTGAAGAATGAGTTAACCAAGACAAAATTAAATCtggaaaaaataaaagatgaatatgaagaact atataataataaggaaTATGTCATTTCGTGctataaaaatgaagaaaaaatagTGAAAGAAAATTTGGAACGATATAAAACA AAATGCGTCATATTGGAAAATCAAAAGGATTGCCACATATTAGAAGATAAATACAAACAACTGGA AATTAAACTAAAAGACACggaaaatgaaaaatatatgtatgagCGAACCTGCTTGATGAACGA gaaaaaacaaaatgatatGGCTACAGAAATAAAGGActtaaaaaatgaattgTTCGATTGCAAGAAtagattatataaaatgcGCAAATCAGACGTTTCAGATGTGAAAACaacattatataatcaagatatattaagagataaaataaaag ataatgaaaagaataaaGAAACATTTcaatttaattataatata CAAAGCGATGAAAAAATGGAGCACGAGGAAATATC AGACTATTCTCTAAACCTTAAGCAAAAAATAAGTTCCATAGAGAAACAACTGATt TTATTAAAACTTGAGAAAGCAAATAAAGAATCAGAGCTTATAAGGTGTCCTAAGCATG GAAGAAGAAACgaagaaattaaaaaaaaggaattcatagaaacaaaattaaaatatctcgaagataaaataaacattcttaataaaaatttaaaatatattaaattaaaaaataatgaaaagaataatatttaa